CCAGGTACCACCGCCGTCCGTACCTGTCCTCGTTCCACCGTCCAGGCTACGGGGAGACCTTCCCCAAGGACCTGCAGATCCCCACCATCCAGAAGTACAGCTCCATGGGGTCTGCCTTTCTGTTTCTGGCGGAGGTGTTCCCACAACTCTCCTTTGCCGAGGACTTTACCTGCGAACATGAACAGAGTCCGCCCAAGTCCATTGATGCCATCGCCTCGTGGTTCACTTTCAAGCTGCTACCGGGCTCTGACAACGAACTGTGGTACCTTTTGGTGCGCATCTGCTGCTACAACTGGCAGGACACCTCCGTGGCGTACCCAGCTCTCCACACCTTGAACTCCTTTCGCCAGCTGGTCGACTCTATCCGGGCCCTGGCCACCTACTCTGTTCTCTACCGGTTTCTCCATGCTGGGGCCATCCCCCGGTGACTCTACTGCCGATGagatcttcttcaccaagAAGAGTGAGCCATGGACCTGGACCAACGTCATGTACCACAAGCTGACCGTGGCGTACCAGAACTACACCAAGTTCAACGTCAGGGTGTGCAAGCCAGACGCCGTGCTTATCTCAGGCAAGAAGTTCTCCCGATCCTACAATCAGGGAGTTCTACGCCAACGTCAAGGAGCGTTTCGAGTCCAACCTCTCTGACCTGCGTCAGTATTTCGACAAGGTCTTGCCTGTGCAGGCTGTTGCCGATGCCACGCTGAACTCTCCCACTGCCATCGATGTTGCTGAGAATAGAATCAAAACCAAGAATTcgctgttgctgttgatcAACGAGACGGCTCTGGCCAATGTTGTTCCTGATTTCAAGCCCAATGTCACCATCGATTCACAGGAGGTCGCCAGGTTAGTCGCTGATATGGGAGTGTGTGTCATGTGGGATGATCTACTTTTCTGCCACCGGGCCCTACAGGTTTCCTGATATGCTGATACTGAAGTATGCTGGTAACCAACGTAACCTGTTTGTGGACCCTGAGTCTCGCTGCCTGGACATCATTACTGAGTATTCCAAAAACAGAGAGGGCAATCCAATGTGCAAGACCCTGGACAAGGTCACCTCAGACCACCTTTTCTACTACATCATAGTTGCACGTAACATGCTGAAGCACGCCGTGGGGACCGAGTATGCTGATATGAAACGGGACCTGTTCAACGAGACCAACGGTGCTGCTGAGGAGTCGTTGCTCAACGGCTACCTGGCTAGGTCCATTGGTGACGGGATCAGTGCTGATGATATGGACCCGGTTAGGTACTCCAGAAACGTGGTTAAttcttttgtctttgtGGACTGCACCTCCCATTCGCTCATGCACTATGCCAGGTTCTCTGCGTTCCTCAAGCTCTACCCCATGTCTGTTAACTGGAGCATGCGTCTGCCATTCCGGGAGATGAGGCACGGTATGATCAAGCTGGTGCGTGAGTACGTCAAGGTGGAAGGGGAGGACGTTGGAGTGTCTGCTGCCAAGGAGACGCTGGCTGGTCATTCTGCTGCCACTGGGCTGGCCACCTACGGTATTGACCATGAGAAGGGTCTAGCTGCTGATGGCtctcttgaagaaaagtaCGCCTCCCTGGT
The sequence above is a segment of the Naumovozyma castellii chromosome 8, complete genome genome. Coding sequences within it:
- the NCAS0H03650 gene encoding uncharacterized protein, whose translation is MNVGEIVFTENDLSVLAGFQQYKAQFAEDIYSYFSTIYSEVRSRYHRRPYLSSFHRPGYGETFPKDLQIPTIQKYSSMGSAFLFLAEVFPQLSFAEDFTCEHEQSPPKSIDAIASWFTFKLLPGSDNELWYLLVRICCYNWQDTSVAYPALHTLNSFRQLVDSIRALATYSVLYRFLHAGAIPR